The Acidobacteriota bacterium genome includes a window with the following:
- a CDS encoding 6-bladed beta-propeller produces the protein MKKLVLAIMLVWPVMALVSAFMSPVPPGPQAEPYALSLKKELLKNHPIQSEWTRLKIKREFPTEDDERQGHYLTNPSDIVLLDDGSIIAIENLHSFIMKLSAQGSYLSTFGRKGQGPGDFMHPWNGDVSEDGDLYILDSQRMSVMSKEGQFLRGFKVLFRFHDFIVFKDNIWANCTYPDENKNPLIIRIDQNGKLLDAFGDRLDIPGHFSFDSEVFLGKLESGIIAAFHRHPIVRIYSFQGELLQEIRIDLKILKELEKLNTDKAYNNRKPENIPYPRLPRLIAGVTTIKNRIFVLLHLPRIEILELDAAGNIVEHYYCPDKTDIINYGRGLIAFQDRHGIHFCLTSSVDAKVLFLESVVSPSSAK, from the coding sequence ATGAAAAAGCTCGTTTTGGCGATCATGCTCGTATGGCCCGTTATGGCCTTGGTCTCGGCTTTCATGTCGCCTGTTCCTCCCGGTCCACAGGCCGAACCCTACGCATTGAGCCTCAAGAAGGAATTGCTGAAGAACCACCCCATTCAGTCCGAATGGACAAGGCTGAAAATCAAACGGGAGTTCCCAACGGAGGACGACGAAAGACAAGGACATTATTTAACCAATCCCTCGGACATCGTCCTCCTGGACGACGGCTCCATCATCGCAATAGAAAACCTCCACAGCTTTATCATGAAGCTCTCGGCACAGGGGAGCTATCTATCCACCTTTGGCCGGAAAGGGCAAGGGCCGGGCGATTTCATGCATCCATGGAATGGAGATGTCTCGGAAGACGGGGACCTCTATATTCTGGACAGTCAAAGAATGTCCGTCATGAGCAAGGAGGGTCAATTCCTGCGGGGATTCAAGGTCTTATTCCGTTTTCATGATTTTATCGTCTTCAAAGACAACATCTGGGCGAATTGCACCTATCCTGACGAAAACAAGAATCCGCTGATCATCAGGATCGACCAAAACGGAAAGCTCCTGGATGCATTCGGAGACAGGTTGGATATTCCGGGCCACTTTTCATTCGACAGCGAGGTCTTTTTGGGGAAACTCGAAAGCGGCATTATCGCGGCCTTTCACCGCCATCCGATCGTTCGAATCTATTCATTCCAGGGCGAGTTGTTGCAGGAGATCAGGATCGACCTGAAGATTCTTAAAGAATTGGAAAAACTCAATACCGACAAGGCCTATAACAACAGAAAACCGGAAAACATCCCCTATCCGAGGCTTCCCCGCCTCATCGCCGGCGTCACCACGATCAAGAATAGGATCTTTGTCCTCCTGCATCTCCCCAGGATCGAGATTCTGGAGTTGGACGCGGCCGGCAACATCGTGGAGCACTATTACTGTCCGGACAAGACCGATATCATCAACTATGGACGAGGTTTGATCGCATTCCAGGATCGGCATGGAATCCATTTTTGTCTCACATCCTCCGTGGACGCAAAAGTCCTTTTTCTGGAAAGCGTTGTTTCCCCAAGCTCGGCCAAATGA
- a CDS encoding 6-bladed beta-propeller translates to MPLETKPAKLTKWKSVRHNPAMWSAYRLGLFSYSLMVFLLVVSCHPKTDQIQVIINALPVYGEESIVDLEKLYRIDVTEISLFNKQNEYQGFVDFDKNNNLYVLDRYEGTITVFEEKGRLVNRFGRRGQGPNEFQEAHFMVISNNRIYVFHGRNELKILDLQGEYIAGDVIHIYGDNPLRLQAVGNLIYVLKGKTDRTFTKLDLILGTYSRDFSGGKDLFEYTYPLGLRGYPCWEWMLILKSGEFFFPEDNHHKYSITRYDKSGKPDLIFGRKYQVKNYSEDARTRLTSTYEKAVEKGQMTILKAPPIVRTMFQDLKENIWVISGETYEDNMNPNFENTVDIFNRKGEWLSSFKTTKISKNSFYHHGKIYKVRPIDTEDFSQFIDVYGMQFKRKGHDGRNP, encoded by the coding sequence ATGCCACTCGAAACGAAGCCTGCAAAGTTGACAAAGTGGAAGTCAGTCCGGCATAATCCGGCTATGTGGTCAGCATATCGTCTCGGCCTTTTTTCATACTCCTTGATGGTTTTCCTGCTTGTTGTTTCCTGTCATCCGAAGACAGATCAGATCCAAGTCATCATCAATGCTCTTCCGGTTTATGGAGAAGAATCGATTGTGGATCTGGAAAAACTCTATCGGATTGATGTCACGGAAATCAGCCTTTTCAACAAACAGAATGAGTATCAAGGCTTTGTTGATTTTGACAAGAACAATAATCTTTATGTTCTGGACAGATATGAAGGAACCATAACAGTTTTTGAAGAGAAAGGAAGGCTTGTCAATCGTTTTGGAAGGCGGGGACAGGGTCCAAACGAATTCCAGGAAGCACATTTTATGGTCATCAGCAATAATCGAATTTATGTATTCCATGGACGTAACGAGCTGAAAATCCTCGACCTTCAAGGAGAATACATTGCCGGCGATGTGATCCACATCTATGGTGATAATCCTTTAAGACTTCAGGCGGTCGGGAATCTGATTTATGTCCTTAAGGGAAAGACCGACCGGACTTTTACCAAACTTGATCTGATCCTAGGCACTTATAGCAGGGATTTTTCGGGAGGAAAAGATCTTTTCGAATACACATACCCTCTTGGTCTTCGAGGGTATCCATGCTGGGAGTGGATGCTCATACTTAAAAGCGGGGAGTTTTTCTTTCCGGAGGATAATCATCACAAGTATTCCATAACACGATACGACAAATCGGGAAAACCGGATTTGATTTTCGGCAGAAAATATCAAGTCAAAAACTATTCTGAAGACGCAAGGACGAGATTGACTTCGACTTATGAGAAAGCCGTTGAAAAGGGCCAAATGACCATTCTCAAAGCTCCCCCCATTGTCCGGACGATGTTTCAGGACTTAAAAGAAAACATCTGGGTCATATCCGGAGAAACATATGAAGATAACATGAATCCGAATTTCGAGAACACCGTTGATATTTTCAACCGAAAGGGGGAATGGCTCTCGTCTTTCAAAACCACAAAAATATCAAAGAACAGTTTTTATCATCATGGAAAAATCTACAAGGTCCGTCCTATTGACACGGAGGATTTTTCCCAATTTATCGATGTTTATGGAATGCAATTCAAACGGAAGGGCCATGACGGGAGGAATCCATGA
- a CDS encoding sulfite exporter TauE/SafE family protein: MSIAVLVLVGFAAGVMSGMFGIGGGIVIVPALVLLAGFSLVEATGTSLAAILLPVGLLGVIAYYKARIIDIRAAAWMAAGLMISVAAGAWLANALPADTMRIIYAVFLLYMSWEFIEPRRRVLRALGKDAPAKPEPETAPRAPAPALVGVGLAAGVMSGLFGIGGGNIIVPFLTIFLGYPAKRAIATSLATILLPMRLPGVLVFWREGTLDLAAAVPVALGIFLGTVFGARITIRLPSATVKLLYGLFLLFMAARFFF; this comes from the coding sequence ATGAGCATTGCCGTTCTCGTGCTCGTGGGCTTTGCGGCCGGCGTCATGTCCGGGATGTTCGGGATCGGCGGCGGCATCGTCATCGTGCCCGCCCTGGTGCTGCTGGCCGGATTTTCGCTGGTCGAGGCGACGGGGACGTCGCTCGCAGCCATTCTGCTTCCGGTCGGCCTGCTCGGCGTCATCGCGTATTACAAGGCCCGGATCATCGACATCCGGGCGGCGGCCTGGATGGCCGCGGGGCTGATGATTTCGGTTGCAGCCGGCGCCTGGCTGGCCAACGCGCTTCCGGCCGATACCATGCGGATCATCTACGCCGTTTTTCTCCTTTATATGAGCTGGGAGTTCATCGAGCCCCGGAGGCGTGTTCTGCGGGCGCTCGGGAAAGACGCGCCGGCCAAGCCCGAGCCCGAGACGGCGCCGAGAGCTCCCGCTCCGGCCCTCGTCGGCGTCGGCCTCGCGGCCGGCGTCATGTCCGGGTTGTTCGGGATCGGCGGCGGCAACATCATCGTCCCCTTCCTGACGATCTTCCTCGGCTATCCGGCCAAACGGGCCATCGCCACATCACTCGCAACAATCCTTCTCCCCATGCGGCTTCCCGGAGTTCTGGTTTTTTGGCGGGAAGGGACGCTCGATCTCGCGGCGGCCGTGCCCGTAGCCCTGGGGATTTTCCTTGGTACGGTCTTCGGCGCCCGGATCACCATCCGCCTGCCCTCAGCCACAGTCAAGCTCCTTTACGGCCTCTTTCTGCTGTTTATGGCCGCCCGCTTCTTTTTCTAA
- a CDS encoding amino acid permease: MTIKAKLTTFDTTMIVVSLVIGIGIFRTPAIVASSTRTPTLFFLAWGLGGLISFIGALTFAEIGSRFSKPGAYYKVVAENYHSLLAFMLNWTSFVVVNGAGGAAVSIIGAEYLVPILLPPNMQTRLGVQITAATLILILLTINYIGIKTGAWAQNLLSLLKVGMIGMLTFVAFAYGKAPATMGSLSMETSWWMALGVGFISVFYTYGGYQCTINFGADVRNAGKNMPRAIFFGILIIIACYLAVNAAYFRVLGLPGIAAAKLVAAETARASFGNFGYLFVSLAIFLSAMGFLNATLMQIPRAYFAMAEDRTLPPVFHKINPRTQVQESGLLFLGGVILISIFFLGTFEAIVNYVMFLDSLNIALVASTIFILRRKARRAGETHTGYRVPLYPVLPAFFVLFLLGISLNVLLTQTREALIGAVFFALGYPVFRLMRRLYGEPPVSEGGAESRS; this comes from the coding sequence ATGACCATCAAGGCCAAGCTCACAACCTTCGATACGACGATGATCGTCGTCAGCCTGGTCATCGGCATCGGCATCTTCCGGACCCCGGCCATCGTGGCCTCATCGACCCGGACGCCCACTCTCTTTTTCCTGGCCTGGGGTCTCGGCGGACTCATCAGCTTCATCGGCGCCCTGACTTTCGCCGAGATCGGGTCGCGCTTTTCGAAGCCGGGCGCCTACTATAAAGTTGTGGCTGAAAACTACCACTCGCTACTCGCTTTCATGCTCAACTGGACATCCTTCGTCGTGGTCAACGGCGCGGGGGGTGCGGCCGTCTCGATCATCGGGGCCGAATACCTGGTCCCCATCCTCCTTCCTCCGAACATGCAGACCCGGCTGGGCGTCCAGATCACGGCCGCGACGCTGATCCTGATCCTCCTGACAATCAATTACATCGGCATCAAGACCGGCGCCTGGGCCCAGAATCTGCTGAGCCTTCTCAAGGTGGGCATGATCGGGATGCTGACCTTTGTCGCCTTCGCCTACGGCAAGGCCCCGGCGACCATGGGAAGTCTGTCGATGGAAACGTCCTGGTGGATGGCCCTCGGTGTCGGCTTCATCTCCGTCTTCTACACCTACGGCGGCTACCAGTGCACGATCAATTTCGGCGCCGATGTCCGAAACGCCGGGAAAAACATGCCCCGGGCCATCTTCTTCGGCATCCTGATCATCATTGCCTGCTATCTGGCCGTCAACGCCGCCTATTTCCGCGTGCTGGGCCTGCCGGGAATCGCGGCGGCCAAGCTGGTCGCAGCCGAGACGGCCCGGGCCAGTTTCGGCAACTTCGGTTATCTTTTCGTTTCCCTGGCCATTTTCCTGTCGGCCATGGGCTTCCTCAACGCCACACTGATGCAGATTCCCCGGGCCTACTTCGCCATGGCCGAAGATCGGACGCTTCCTCCCGTCTTCCACAAAATCAATCCGAGAACCCAGGTCCAGGAATCGGGACTTCTCTTTCTCGGAGGCGTGATCCTGATCTCCATCTTCTTTCTGGGGACTTTCGAAGCCATCGTCAACTACGTGATGTTCCTCGACAGTCTGAATATCGCCCTCGTGGCCTCGACAATTTTCATCCTGAGGCGCAAGGCCCGCCGGGCCGGTGAGACGCACACAGGATACCGGGTGCCGCTTTATCCGGTGTTGCCGGCCTTCTTTGTCCTGTTTCTGCTCGGGATCTCTTTGAATGTCCTCCTGACTCAGACTCGGGAGGCTTTGATCGGCGCCGTGTTCTTCGCCCTGGGATATCCGGTCTTCCGGCTGATGCGGCGGCTGTACGGCGAACCGCCGGTTTCTGAAGGCGGGGCGGAGAGCCGGTCATGA
- a CDS encoding calcium/sodium antiporter → MSVIHDLIQANIAVAWLVMAAAFFVLAKSADLFVDSAVAIADKLKVPKLIIGVFLVSLATTAPELSVSLNAALRGNPEMALGNAIGSVIVDDTIALGLAGVLAAGPILIIPQVLRSAAVFLVGVQGLCFLFVLSTGSLRRWEGAVLVALFFAYMIYLFIQHKRGKFAADLDLEAIEKAVGRPLLKTIFLFVLGVAGVILSGDVVVVSATTIARSFAIPETVIALTLVAFGTSVPEIATCVAAARKGQGALAVGNILGADIMNICWIAGASAMANELVVEAREITFMFPAMFIVVGTMLIMLFRGYRLTRAKGAVLLALYAVFAASFFFIYGG, encoded by the coding sequence GTGAGCGTCATACACGATTTGATCCAGGCCAATATCGCCGTCGCCTGGCTCGTCATGGCCGCGGCCTTTTTCGTTCTGGCCAAGAGCGCGGATCTTTTCGTCGACAGCGCCGTCGCCATTGCCGACAAGCTCAAGGTCCCCAAGCTCATCATCGGGGTTTTCCTTGTCTCCCTGGCCACGACCGCCCCCGAGCTTTCGGTTTCCCTCAACGCCGCCCTGCGCGGCAACCCCGAAATGGCGCTGGGCAACGCTATCGGCTCGGTCATCGTGGACGACACCATCGCTCTCGGCCTGGCCGGTGTCCTGGCCGCCGGGCCCATCCTGATCATCCCCCAGGTGCTCCGTTCGGCCGCCGTGTTCCTCGTCGGCGTCCAGGGCCTGTGTTTCCTGTTCGTCCTTTCCACCGGGTCTCTGCGGCGATGGGAGGGTGCCGTTCTGGTGGCGCTGTTTTTCGCCTACATGATTTATCTTTTCATCCAGCATAAACGCGGGAAATTTGCAGCGGATCTCGACCTGGAGGCCATTGAAAAGGCCGTGGGACGCCCGCTTCTGAAAACGATTTTCCTCTTCGTCCTGGGGGTTGCCGGAGTCATTCTCTCCGGCGATGTTGTGGTGGTTTCGGCGACGACCATCGCCCGGTCCTTCGCCATCCCCGAAACCGTGATTGCGCTGACGCTTGTCGCCTTCGGGACATCGGTCCCGGAGATCGCCACCTGCGTCGCCGCCGCCCGAAAGGGGCAGGGCGCTCTGGCGGTCGGCAACATCCTGGGGGCGGATATCATGAACATCTGCTGGATCGCCGGCGCCTCGGCCATGGCCAACGAACTCGTCGTCGAGGCCCGGGAAATCACCTTCATGTTTCCGGCCATGTTCATCGTCGTCGGGACGATGCTGATCATGCTGTTCCGGGGCTACCGGCTGACACGGGCGAAAGGGGCGGTTCTTTTGGCGCTGTACGCCGTCTTCGCGGCGAGCTTCTTCTTCATCTACGGCGGATAA
- a CDS encoding PatB family C-S lyase, giving the protein MSFDFDTLLDRRNTGSLKWEYPARALGKPDVIPMWVADMDFAAPPAVVEAVRRRAAHGAYGYAWIPDSFWNAAAQWMATRHGWPIRREWMILTPGVVPALSLCVTAFTRPGDKIVIQTPVYRPFMTAIENNGRRIARNPLLFDGETWRMDFEDLERKIDRWTRLLILCSPHNPVGRVWNADELGRLGDICRKKDILVVSDEIHQDLVFRGHKHIPFASLNEDLAERTITLFAPSKTFNIAGFLTAVAIASNPRLRRTLDAEAERAGLVLANVFGTVALEAAYNHGAEWLEALLQYLEGTIARTADFFRRRIPAIRFHEPEGTYLGLLDCRALGMSQKDLDAFFLEKARVHFDAGTIFGSELEGWERINLACPRARVDEVLERIARALA; this is encoded by the coding sequence ATGTCTTTCGACTTCGACACGCTTCTCGACCGCCGCAACACCGGCTCCCTGAAATGGGAATATCCCGCCCGGGCTCTCGGAAAACCGGACGTTATCCCGATGTGGGTCGCAGACATGGACTTCGCCGCGCCCCCGGCCGTTGTGGAAGCCGTCCGGAGACGGGCCGCCCACGGCGCCTATGGATATGCCTGGATTCCGGATTCCTTCTGGAATGCCGCGGCGCAGTGGATGGCGACGCGGCACGGCTGGCCGATCCGCCGCGAATGGATGATCCTGACCCCCGGGGTCGTTCCCGCTCTCAGTCTCTGCGTGACGGCCTTCACTCGTCCGGGCGACAAGATCGTCATTCAGACGCCCGTTTACCGGCCTTTCATGACAGCGATTGAAAACAACGGCCGCAGGATCGCCCGGAATCCGCTCCTCTTCGACGGGGAGACTTGGCGCATGGATTTCGAAGATCTGGAGCGAAAAATCGACCGATGGACCCGCCTGCTGATTCTCTGCAGTCCGCACAATCCCGTCGGGCGCGTCTGGAACGCCGATGAGCTCGGCCGTCTCGGGGACATCTGCCGGAAAAAGGACATCCTCGTCGTATCCGACGAAATTCACCAGGACCTCGTTTTCCGGGGCCACAAGCACATTCCCTTTGCCTCCCTCAATGAAGATCTGGCCGAGCGGACGATCACGCTCTTCGCTCCGTCCAAAACATTCAACATCGCCGGTTTCCTCACGGCTGTGGCCATAGCCTCGAATCCACGCCTCCGCCGCACGCTCGACGCCGAGGCGGAAAGGGCCGGTCTCGTTCTGGCCAACGTCTTCGGCACGGTCGCCCTCGAAGCCGCCTACAACCACGGCGCGGAATGGCTCGAGGCCCTTCTTCAATACCTCGAAGGCACGATCGCCCGTACGGCTGATTTTTTCCGCAGGCGAATCCCTGCAATCCGGTTCCACGAACCCGAGGGCACCTATCTGGGCCTTCTCGACTGTCGCGCCCTGGGGATGTCCCAGAAGGATCTCGACGCATTTTTCCTCGAAAAAGCTCGGGTTCACTTCGATGCGGGAACGATCTTCGGCTCGGAACTCGAGGGCTGGGAGCGCATCAACCTGGCCTGTCCGCGCGCCCGAGTGGACGAGGTCCTGGAGCGGATCGCTCGAGCTCTCGCCTGA
- a CDS encoding sodium-dependent transporter, with protein sequence MADSLQDRGHWGSKIAFILAASGSAIGLGSIWRFPIMVGRNGGAVFVMAYILAVVFIGFTVMLAELAMGRHTSKNPVGAYETIKPKTPWKIVGYAGVITGIVILSYYAVVAGWAFGYLYKTIAGVFRGRVTWETAETAFIQFAADPLEVVICLLVIMGITTFIISRGVQSGIERWSKILMPLLFVLIIFLAVRALTLPGAGPGLAFYLKPDFGKLDVKVLFFALGQAFYSLSLGMGIMITYGSYIGKRDNLVSSAGWVCFSTTLIAFLAGIIIFPTLFATPGLHPENFQPGTGLMFQVFPMIISQVPGGYLFGVMFFILLLVAALTSTISLLEVPTAFLIDEKSWSRKKAAFVIGGAAFLLGLPSALSHGGLPFLTRLRFMDRMDLVFGNILLAVGAFLVCVFVVYAWGIPRALAEIASGHPRFPLKKLWVFNIRILAPLAILLLLVFLRVITG encoded by the coding sequence ATGGCCGACAGCTTGCAGGACAGAGGCCACTGGGGCTCAAAAATCGCATTCATCCTGGCCGCATCCGGATCGGCCATCGGCCTGGGCAGCATCTGGCGGTTCCCGATCATGGTCGGCCGGAACGGCGGGGCCGTCTTCGTCATGGCCTATATCCTGGCCGTCGTCTTTATCGGGTTCACGGTCATGCTGGCTGAGCTGGCCATGGGGCGGCATACCAGCAAAAACCCCGTGGGTGCCTATGAGACCATCAAACCGAAGACACCCTGGAAAATCGTCGGCTACGCCGGAGTCATCACCGGAATCGTCATCCTGTCCTACTATGCGGTTGTTGCGGGATGGGCCTTTGGATATCTCTACAAGACGATCGCGGGCGTTTTCCGCGGCCGGGTGACCTGGGAGACTGCAGAAACGGCCTTCATCCAATTCGCCGCCGACCCGCTGGAGGTCGTGATCTGCCTCCTGGTCATCATGGGCATCACGACATTCATCATTTCCAGGGGCGTTCAGTCGGGAATCGAACGGTGGTCGAAAATCCTGATGCCCCTTCTTTTTGTCCTGATCATTTTTCTGGCCGTGCGCGCTCTGACCCTTCCCGGCGCCGGCCCGGGACTGGCCTTCTACCTGAAACCCGACTTCGGCAAACTCGATGTCAAGGTCCTCTTTTTCGCTTTGGGCCAGGCCTTTTATTCTTTAAGCCTGGGCATGGGCATCATGATCACCTACGGCAGCTACATCGGCAAGCGCGACAACCTCGTGTCCTCGGCCGGATGGGTCTGCTTCTCGACGACGCTCATCGCCTTCCTGGCCGGAATCATCATTTTCCCGACCCTTTTTGCGACACCGGGTCTGCACCCGGAAAATTTCCAGCCCGGAACGGGCCTGATGTTCCAGGTTTTCCCCATGATCATTTCCCAGGTTCCCGGCGGCTACCTGTTCGGAGTGATGTTCTTCATCCTGCTGCTTGTCGCCGCTCTGACGTCGACCATTTCGCTTCTTGAAGTTCCGACGGCCTTTCTGATCGATGAAAAAAGCTGGAGCCGGAAAAAGGCGGCTTTCGTCATCGGCGGGGCGGCCTTTCTTCTGGGACTTCCGTCCGCCCTGTCCCACGGCGGCCTGCCCTTTCTGACACGGCTGCGTTTCATGGACAGGATGGATCTCGTCTTCGGGAATATTCTCCTGGCCGTGGGCGCATTTCTGGTCTGTGTCTTTGTCGTTTATGCCTGGGGAATTCCCAGGGCTCTTGCCGAGATCGCCTCCGGCCACCCCCGGTTTCCTTTGAAGAAACTCTGGGTTTTCAATATCCGGATTCTGGCGCCCCTGGCCATTCTTCTTCTGCTCGTATTTCTCCGTGTGATCACCGGCTGA
- a CDS encoding peptidyl-prolyl cis-trans isomerase — MLKSMRKNVKSLAPVMWIVIIAFVITIFAVWGGAGRTGDVDWGNTLVSAGKSRITGEEYFHSLRQRLESMRREFPDLNADIIRQLNLTQQTLEQMIQQKLLLQIAREQKIRTTDAEVRDSIMSYPVFQRDGRFIGFEEYRRILSWNRIDIGEFEENIRRDTLINKVIRLVTAGIVVTEDEVWGNFRNQNETARIEYLIADIEKTEAVEEEPSPDEIRTWFESRKDVYAVPETRAGDYVFFRNEDMKAEIEIPEAEIEAYYRENLSQFQEPEQIRIGRILLPLEDEDRTSALEEAADLLDRLRSGSDFAMLARLYSEDPKASEGGDWGFFEWMSLSPRETQAARTLGQGEISEVIEIDGGVVLLKALEKTPEQTRPLEEVRGTVRNLLEDKKTRDLAAGKIAALEKAAKRDKSLDVAAQREGLRALETGLLKKGDPLLPVDASGTLSETLFALAENEISSPVYTFTGVGLVQLRTIDPSRPAELDEVREKVIADLRREKRKTRTLERIWAVRDGLNNDWETAAGKTGLEFNAVEAHKRGQYLGLIGDNDEIDALAFSLPPGEISEAVDIGRGYALLRVLDRKEVTREEFEAVRTEERNTLLEEKKNKFLQSFLTQAREDRNVKINSNLLMTVNQDVLSRYTRDE; from the coding sequence ATGCTGAAATCGATGCGCAAGAATGTCAAATCCCTGGCGCCCGTCATGTGGATCGTCATCATCGCCTTTGTCATCACCATCTTCGCCGTCTGGGGCGGCGCCGGCAGGACGGGCGACGTCGACTGGGGCAACACGCTCGTCTCGGCGGGCAAATCCCGGATCACCGGAGAAGAGTATTTCCACAGCCTTCGCCAGCGGCTCGAATCCATGCGACGGGAGTTTCCCGATCTCAACGCCGACATCATCCGGCAGCTCAACCTCACCCAGCAGACGCTCGAACAGATGATTCAGCAAAAACTTCTTTTGCAGATCGCCCGCGAGCAGAAAATCCGGACGACGGACGCCGAAGTCCGCGACAGCATCATGTCCTACCCCGTGTTCCAGAGAGACGGGCGGTTCATCGGATTCGAGGAATACCGTCGGATTCTGTCGTGGAACAGAATCGACATCGGCGAATTCGAGGAGAATATCCGGCGCGACACCCTGATCAATAAGGTCATCCGGTTGGTGACGGCGGGCATTGTCGTCACGGAAGACGAAGTCTGGGGAAACTTTCGGAACCAGAACGAAACCGCCCGCATCGAATATTTGATCGCCGACATTGAAAAGACCGAGGCGGTGGAAGAGGAGCCTTCGCCGGACGAGATCCGCACCTGGTTCGAATCCCGAAAAGACGTCTATGCCGTTCCTGAAACCCGGGCGGGAGATTATGTCTTTTTCCGCAATGAGGACATGAAAGCGGAGATTGAGATCCCGGAGGCCGAAATCGAGGCCTACTACAGGGAAAATCTCTCCCAGTTCCAGGAGCCGGAGCAGATCCGCATCGGCCGGATTCTTCTTCCGCTCGAGGATGAAGATCGGACGTCCGCTCTTGAGGAGGCCGCTGACTTGCTCGACCGCCTGCGGAGCGGATCGGATTTCGCCATGCTGGCCCGGCTCTATTCCGAAGATCCCAAGGCCTCGGAAGGCGGCGACTGGGGATTTTTCGAGTGGATGTCTCTCAGCCCCCGCGAAACCCAGGCGGCGCGGACCCTCGGCCAGGGTGAGATCTCCGAAGTGATCGAAATCGACGGCGGGGTGGTCCTGCTCAAGGCCCTGGAAAAAACGCCGGAACAGACCCGCCCGCTTGAAGAGGTTCGAGGCACGGTCCGGAACCTCCTCGAGGACAAGAAAACACGCGATCTGGCCGCCGGGAAAATCGCCGCTCTGGAAAAAGCGGCGAAGCGCGATAAAAGTCTGGACGTCGCCGCCCAAAGGGAAGGGCTCCGGGCTCTGGAAACGGGTCTTCTGAAAAAGGGGGATCCACTCCTTCCCGTGGATGCCTCGGGCACGCTGAGCGAAACGCTTTTTGCCCTGGCCGAGAACGAAATTTCCTCTCCCGTCTACACCTTCACCGGAGTCGGTCTCGTCCAGCTCCGCACCATCGACCCGTCAAGACCGGCCGAGCTCGACGAGGTTCGCGAAAAGGTCATCGCCGACCTCCGCAGGGAGAAACGGAAAACGCGAACCCTCGAGCGGATTTGGGCCGTGAGGGACGGGCTGAACAACGACTGGGAAACCGCGGCCGGCAAAACCGGTCTGGAATTCAACGCCGTCGAAGCCCATAAGCGGGGGCAATACCTGGGCCTGATCGGTGATAACGATGAGATCGATGCCCTGGCGTTTTCTCTCCCCCCGGGTGAAATCAGTGAAGCCGTCGATATCGGACGCGGTTATGCCCTGCTGCGGGTTCTGGACCGCAAGGAAGTCACCCGGGAGGAATTCGAAGCCGTCCGGACCGAAGAGAGAAACACGCTCCTCGAGGAAAAGAAGAACAAATTCCTCCAGTCGTTCCTGACACAGGCCCGGGAGGACCGGAACGTCAAGATCAACTCCAACCTGCTGATGACGGTCAACCAGGACGTCCTGTCCCGATACACCCGGGACGAATAG
- a CDS encoding HIT domain-containing protein: MRKTEKAEGCIFCLAGKTKGDAGSLVLHRGRRSFVILNRYPYTPGHLMIAPFRHLDDLDQAGTELAGELMALIRLSLRVLKSAYKPQGFNIGMNLGRSAGAGVADHFHIHIVPRWTGDANFMPLVGRTKIMLEDLDTTCRRLRPLFTKSRAAAARKER; this comes from the coding sequence GTGAGAAAAACCGAGAAGGCGGAAGGATGCATCTTTTGCCTGGCCGGAAAGACCAAAGGGGATGCCGGCTCCCTTGTCCTTCATCGGGGCCGGCGTTCCTTTGTCATTCTCAACCGCTATCCCTATACGCCGGGACACCTGATGATCGCACCGTTTCGACATCTCGATGATCTCGATCAGGCCGGCACGGAACTCGCCGGAGAACTCATGGCCTTGATCCGGCTTTCGCTTCGGGTTCTCAAATCCGCCTACAAACCGCAAGGATTCAACATCGGGATGAATCTCGGCCGGAGCGCCGGGGCCGGCGTGGCCGATCATTTCCATATTCACATCGTCCCCCGCTGGACGGGAGACGCCAACTTCATGCCCCTGGTGGGTCGGACAAAAATCATGCTCGAAGACCTGGATACGACCTGCCGGCGTCTGCGGCCCCTGTTCACGAAATCGCGCGCGGCGGCCGCCCGCAAAGAACGCTGA
- a CDS encoding HU family DNA-binding protein — translation MIKADLVTRISLELNIPKQEAEEGVNLFFEAIKDALLKGEEIEIRGFGSFRFRTRTSRSGRNPRTGEPVDVPPKRVLYFKPSKLLKEMINA, via the coding sequence ATGATCAAGGCCGATCTCGTGACCAGGATCTCCCTGGAATTGAACATCCCCAAACAGGAAGCGGAGGAGGGAGTCAACCTGTTTTTCGAGGCCATCAAGGACGCTCTTCTGAAAGGCGAAGAGATAGAAATCCGGGGGTTCGGAAGCTTCCGTTTCCGAACCCGGACATCCCGCTCCGGACGCAATCCCCGAACCGGCGAACCCGTCGATGTTCCGCCCAAGAGAGTCCTGTATTTCAAACCCAGCAAACTGCTCAAGGAAATGATCAACGCCTAA